From one Paenibacillus sp. FSL K6-1330 genomic stretch:
- a CDS encoding malate:quinone oxidoreductase, producing MSNMEKKTDVILIGAGVMSATLGALLKELVPEWEIKVFEKLASAGEESSNEWNNAGTGHSALCELNYTSEKPDGSIDISKAININEQFQVSRQFWSYLVNSNLIRNPQDFIMPIPHMSLVQGEKDVAFLKKRFEALSNNPLFQGMEYSEDPDQLKEWIPLIMEGRTTNEPFAATKIDSGTDINFGALTRMLFDYLKSKGTEINYKHSVKGIKRTQDGSWKVKVHDIQQGKTEYHTAKFVFIGGGGGSLHLLQKTGIPESKHIGGFPVSGLFMVCKNPEVVAQHHAKVYGKAKVGAPPMSVPHLDTRYIDNQKALLFGPFAGFSPKFLKTGSNFDLISSVKPNNLVTMLAAGVKEMALTKYLIQQVMLSNEKRMEELREFIPNAKSEDWEIVVAGQRVQVIKDTPKGKGTLQFGTEVVSAADGSVAALLGASPGASTAVHVMLEVLEKCFPQQMKEWEPKIKEMIPSYGISLANNPALFEEIQESTAQALGLSLKELVYS from the coding sequence ATGAGCAACATGGAGAAAAAAACAGATGTAATCTTAATTGGTGCCGGCGTCATGAGCGCAACATTGGGAGCCCTACTGAAAGAGTTAGTACCTGAATGGGAGATCAAAGTGTTTGAGAAACTTGCAAGCGCGGGGGAAGAAAGCTCCAATGAATGGAATAATGCGGGGACCGGCCACTCCGCATTGTGCGAGCTTAACTATACATCCGAAAAACCTGACGGATCTATCGACATCAGCAAAGCGATCAATATTAACGAACAGTTTCAGGTTTCAAGACAGTTCTGGTCTTATCTGGTAAACAGCAATCTGATTCGCAATCCGCAGGACTTTATCATGCCTATTCCTCATATGAGTTTAGTGCAAGGTGAAAAAGACGTGGCTTTTTTGAAAAAACGTTTTGAAGCGCTGTCAAACAACCCGCTCTTTCAAGGGATGGAATATTCCGAGGATCCGGATCAGCTGAAGGAATGGATTCCGCTTATTATGGAAGGGCGGACAACGAATGAGCCGTTTGCGGCAACCAAAATCGACTCCGGGACGGACATAAACTTTGGCGCTTTAACGCGCATGCTGTTTGACTACTTGAAGAGCAAAGGCACCGAGATTAACTACAAGCATAGCGTCAAGGGTATTAAACGTACACAAGATGGTTCGTGGAAAGTGAAAGTGCATGATATCCAGCAGGGTAAAACCGAGTATCATACGGCCAAGTTCGTCTTTATCGGCGGAGGAGGCGGAAGTCTGCATTTGTTGCAAAAAACCGGTATTCCTGAGTCAAAACATATCGGAGGATTCCCGGTAAGCGGACTATTCATGGTGTGTAAGAATCCGGAAGTGGTAGCGCAGCATCATGCCAAAGTATACGGAAAAGCCAAGGTTGGCGCCCCTCCGATGTCGGTTCCCCACCTGGATACAAGATATATTGACAACCAAAAAGCATTGCTCTTTGGTCCGTTTGCCGGCTTCTCGCCCAAGTTCTTAAAAACGGGATCGAATTTTGATTTGATAAGCTCCGTCAAACCGAATAATCTTGTTACCATGCTTGCCGCTGGAGTAAAAGAGATGGCATTGACCAAATACTTGATCCAGCAAGTGATGCTTTCGAATGAAAAACGCATGGAAGAATTACGCGAGTTTATTCCTAACGCCAAAAGCGAGGATTGGGAAATCGTCGTGGCGGGCCAACGCGTACAAGTGATTAAGGATACTCCTAAGGGGAAAGGAACGCTTCAATTTGGGACGGAAGTGGTTAGTGCCGCAGATGGCTCGGTCGCTGCCTTGCTCGGTGCTTCCCCTGGCGCTTCGACAGCCGTTCACGTTATGCTTGAAGTATTAGAGAAATGCTTCCCGCAACAGATGAAAGAGTGGGAGCCGAAAATAAAAGAAATGATTCCTTCTTACGGCATATCCCTTGCGAACAACCCAGCCCTATTCGAGGAAATTCAAGAATCAACTGCGCAAGCGCTAGGTTTAAGCTTAAAAGAACTCGTGTACAGCTAA
- a CDS encoding extracellular solute-binding protein: MKMSKKLRTMLLTGTAALLLMSTVACGSGEKDAAEPEKVTLNIMHPWTSPNVDNEVYKERIAEFEKQHPDIIIKQDGVAATEYKTKLRTLAAANNLSDINVVWPGADLAPLVAGDLLMPLDDLMDNWKDILPEDALAGFNQNGSQFAVPTKQTFVDIIYYNKEMFAGVGYDQFPATYDEFIDAVKKLKEAGITPISLGNKEKWPLQSSFLSIIGDRYAGSDFLQKILNKEAKFTDPEYVKAIAVIDELSKLGAFNTDANNMDSVQGQDYFIQGKAAMHISSSTVDGRIRINNEEGDKFGIALFPSVPGGSGDPVKSAGVVQYGIAIKKGLSDEKKAAAEEFIKFFVNEDLYKDLISKGVVVPANVEIPEDASPYLKEMLELTNKGTAPVFDSVIPTQVTDVMQNGLQALTIGRGTPEELAQEVQEAFDSMK; the protein is encoded by the coding sequence ATGAAAATGTCTAAGAAGCTTAGAACGATGCTGCTGACCGGAACAGCTGCGCTGCTGCTCATGTCAACCGTCGCCTGCGGCTCCGGAGAGAAAGATGCTGCAGAACCGGAAAAGGTTACCTTGAACATCATGCATCCATGGACATCGCCGAACGTGGATAACGAGGTGTACAAAGAGCGGATCGCTGAGTTCGAAAAACAGCATCCTGACATCATCATCAAACAGGACGGGGTAGCGGCAACCGAATATAAAACGAAGCTGCGCACGCTGGCTGCTGCCAACAACTTGTCGGATATCAATGTAGTATGGCCTGGTGCCGACCTGGCTCCTCTGGTTGCCGGGGATTTGCTGATGCCGCTGGATGACCTGATGGACAACTGGAAGGATATTTTGCCGGAGGACGCATTGGCCGGATTTAACCAGAACGGCAGTCAATTCGCCGTGCCGACCAAACAAACCTTCGTGGACATTATTTATTACAATAAAGAGATGTTCGCCGGGGTCGGTTATGACCAATTTCCGGCTACCTACGACGAATTCATCGATGCGGTGAAAAAGCTGAAGGAAGCCGGCATTACGCCGATCTCTTTGGGCAACAAAGAGAAATGGCCGCTTCAATCGTCCTTCTTGTCGATTATCGGGGACCGTTACGCAGGCAGTGACTTCTTGCAGAAAATTTTGAACAAGGAAGCCAAATTTACCGATCCCGAATACGTGAAAGCGATTGCCGTCATCGACGAACTGTCCAAGCTGGGAGCATTCAATACGGATGCGAACAACATGGATTCCGTGCAAGGGCAGGACTACTTCATTCAAGGCAAGGCAGCCATGCATATCTCTTCTTCTACCGTTGACGGAAGAATCCGTATCAACAACGAGGAAGGGGACAAATTCGGCATTGCGCTCTTTCCGAGCGTCCCTGGAGGCTCCGGCGATCCGGTGAAAAGCGCGGGCGTCGTTCAGTACGGCATCGCCATTAAAAAAGGATTGAGCGATGAAAAGAAAGCGGCTGCCGAGGAATTCATCAAGTTTTTTGTCAATGAGGACTTATACAAAGATCTGATCAGTAAAGGCGTTGTCGTACCGGCCAACGTTGAAATTCCTGAAGATGCGAGTCCGTATCTCAAGGAAATGCTGGAGTTGACCAATAAAGGTACGGCACCGGTGTTCGACAGTGTCATTCCGACGCAAGTTACCGACGTCATGCAGAACGGATTGCAGGCTCTGACGATTGGCAGAGGTACGCCGGAGGAGCTCGCCCAAGAGGTGCAGGAAGCTTTCGACAGCATGAAGTAA
- a CDS encoding glycoside hydrolase family 88 protein: MDWNAVIERTLHTTKANIARFEHRFPHVGNGGGKYQLVNHTDWTEGFWPGILWLSYEYGKDPCFREAAIRSVRSFQERLAQNQKLEHHDIGFLYSLSALAEWFVERDETAKNTALQAADALMRRWRPSLQLIQAWGPEHDPQNGGRIIIDCLMNLPLLCWATEQTGNAAYADVARIHADKSLKFLVRGDGSSYHTFYFDLESGDSVRGGTHQGYRDGSTWSRGQAWGIYGFALAYRYFQEPQYLDAAIRMARYYIDHLPDDHVVYWDFDVPASALTPRDSSASAIAACGILEIADQLPGDDPRRELFINAVRRSMVSMVNGYFTDGNPDEEGFLRHGSYFVRGGIAPDDFVIWGDYFFLEALMRLNNGRPGYWYESKRNKVKE; the protein is encoded by the coding sequence ATGGACTGGAACGCTGTCATCGAACGAACCTTACACACAACGAAAGCGAATATCGCCCGGTTTGAACATCGGTTTCCGCATGTCGGAAACGGGGGCGGCAAGTATCAGCTGGTGAATCATACGGATTGGACGGAGGGATTTTGGCCTGGCATTCTGTGGCTGAGTTACGAGTACGGCAAGGATCCCTGCTTTCGTGAGGCAGCTATCCGATCTGTGCGTTCGTTTCAAGAGAGATTAGCGCAAAACCAAAAGCTGGAGCATCATGATATCGGCTTTTTGTATTCATTATCCGCTTTGGCGGAATGGTTCGTGGAACGAGACGAGACTGCCAAGAACACGGCGCTGCAAGCCGCAGATGCGCTCATGAGACGATGGAGGCCCTCGCTTCAGCTTATCCAGGCATGGGGTCCTGAACATGATCCCCAAAACGGCGGCAGGATCATCATCGACTGCCTGATGAATCTGCCCTTGTTATGCTGGGCCACCGAACAGACTGGAAATGCTGCATATGCCGATGTCGCACGCATTCACGCTGACAAAAGCTTAAAATTCCTGGTGCGTGGAGACGGCTCTTCCTACCATACTTTTTATTTTGATCTGGAATCTGGCGATTCCGTGCGAGGCGGGACGCACCAAGGATACAGGGATGGGTCTACGTGGTCGCGGGGGCAGGCTTGGGGCATTTACGGATTCGCGCTGGCTTACCGTTATTTCCAAGAGCCGCAATATTTGGACGCTGCCATTCGAATGGCGCGTTATTACATCGACCACCTTCCGGATGATCATGTCGTCTATTGGGATTTTGACGTCCCGGCATCGGCGCTGACGCCGAGGGACAGCTCTGCCTCTGCCATTGCAGCATGCGGGATTCTGGAAATCGCGGATCAGCTGCCAGGCGATGATCCCCGCAGGGAGCTTTTCATAAATGCCGTTCGGCGTTCGATGGTCTCGATGGTTAACGGTTATTTTACGGACGGTAATCCGGATGAAGAAGGTTTTCTGCGGCATGGTTCGTATTTTGTCAGGGGAGGGATCGCGCCGGACGATTTTGTTATATGGGGGGATTATTTCTTTCTCGAAGCGCTCATGCGTTTAAACAACGGACGGCCCGGTTATTGGTATGAATCTAAGAGGAACAAAGTGAAAGAATGA
- a CDS encoding spore coat protein — protein MEFEQSQNHQNMETGMIPPQMNHGGHEMFDVHEVLAGAINTMNTYTILSGHVQDPELRDILQRQKQFMTDEYNITLECFKSGQDPSKPTQSYKMKQGNDFIYGMKPGQPKKPMQSTAEINDETIALSMLNAVKSGATMKTNAAMESTNPVVRRVLADSLPNCIEMAYEISLYQNKHGYYQVPQLPQQDMQYMQNSYGTAPMQSQMPGKMAPH, from the coding sequence ATGGAATTCGAACAATCACAAAATCATCAAAACATGGAAACAGGCATGATTCCACCGCAAATGAACCATGGCGGTCATGAAATGTTTGATGTCCACGAAGTATTGGCAGGGGCAATCAACACCATGAACACGTATACCATACTGAGCGGGCATGTACAGGATCCGGAGCTTCGAGATATCCTGCAGCGCCAGAAGCAATTTATGACAGATGAGTACAACATCACCTTAGAGTGCTTTAAATCAGGACAAGATCCATCAAAGCCAACGCAAAGCTATAAAATGAAGCAGGGCAATGACTTTATTTACGGCATGAAGCCAGGCCAACCGAAAAAACCGATGCAGTCCACAGCTGAGATCAACGATGAAACCATCGCACTCAGCATGTTAAACGCAGTGAAATCGGGTGCTACGATGAAAACCAATGCTGCCATGGAATCTACGAATCCGGTCGTGCGCCGCGTGCTTGCCGATTCCCTTCCCAACTGCATTGAAATGGCTTATGAGATTTCGCTATATCAAAATAAGCATGGCTACTACCAAGTACCACAGCTGCCTCAGCAAGATATGCAGTACATGCAGAATAGTTACGGCACTGCCCCGATGCAGTCGCAAATGCCTGGAAAAATGGCCCCTCACTAA
- a CDS encoding glycosidase: MKITRHPENPIVVPGLYDWRKVTVFNPAVIIDNGKFYMIERTAGSLTPCKNYLGLLESTDGVHFTHVLDEPVVTPDQLGFPYGSIQDPRIVKIDDTFYLNYALRPCAMNYYPTGAGIPERSIPEYPDGWGDEEGHWLTRSGILTSKDLIHWEYLCDTTPLDINDRDNILFPEKINGKYVLLRRPEEYVGEEYGTEKAAMWISYSDDLVHWDEPKLLAKAENNDWEYKKIGGSTPPVRTDKGWLVLYHGVDQDTVYRVGALLLDLENPEKIIARTRRFIMEPETYYEKFGYQIPNVVFPTGNVVKDGLLYIYYGVTDTAIALATVPLDELVDYILNEPQ; encoded by the coding sequence ATGAAAATTACCCGGCATCCGGAAAATCCGATCGTAGTGCCTGGACTCTACGACTGGAGAAAGGTGACGGTATTCAATCCGGCGGTCATTATCGATAACGGAAAATTCTATATGATTGAACGGACGGCAGGCTCCCTGACTCCCTGTAAAAACTACCTGGGACTCCTGGAGAGCACGGACGGTGTGCATTTCACCCATGTGTTGGACGAGCCCGTCGTAACGCCGGACCAGCTGGGATTCCCCTACGGCAGCATTCAGGATCCGCGGATCGTCAAGATCGACGACACCTTTTATTTGAACTATGCTTTGCGCCCATGCGCCATGAACTATTACCCGACGGGAGCTGGCATCCCTGAACGCTCGATTCCCGAGTATCCGGACGGCTGGGGAGATGAGGAAGGCCACTGGCTGACGCGCTCCGGGATATTGACCTCCAAGGATCTCATTCACTGGGAATACCTATGCGATACGACGCCGCTTGATATCAATGACCGCGACAACATTCTGTTTCCGGAGAAAATCAACGGCAAGTATGTGCTGCTTCGCAGACCGGAAGAATATGTAGGGGAGGAATATGGAACGGAAAAAGCAGCCATGTGGATCAGCTACTCCGACGACTTGGTGCATTGGGACGAGCCCAAGCTGCTGGCAAAAGCCGAAAACAACGACTGGGAGTACAAAAAAATCGGCGGCTCGACGCCTCCGGTACGAACAGACAAGGGATGGCTGGTGCTTTACCACGGCGTAGACCAAGATACGGTGTATCGCGTAGGGGCCTTGCTGCTGGATCTGGAAAATCCGGAAAAAATCATCGCCAGAACCCGCCGGTTCATTATGGAGCCGGAGACGTACTATGAGAAGTTCGGCTATCAGATTCCGAACGTCGTTTTCCCGACAGGGAATGTAGTCAAGGACGGGCTTCTCTATATCTATTATGGCGTGACGGATACGGCGATCGCGCTCGCAACGGTTCCTTTGGATGAGTTGGTAGATTATATTTTGAACGAACCGCAATAA
- a CDS encoding glycoside hydrolase family 2 TIM barrel-domain containing protein — MRNRLCLNGDWDFMPLYGQPQCRRLPDEIVYERQQIQVPSSWRSSYEQANGKSFGEIREHGYAPMDLYGYPKEWDGAEAGVLHRSFHIPETMSGERIVLRMDGIMQKAVIFLDGEEVAVWEDGYLPLRLDITPWAEHGHEHHLHVVCGSFDKVTLANGMEKVTGLMGSWFGNVARGIWQDVYLESYPVLSIEDVTIRTSVRRGRLELDVAAGAADIGGDHGPLHVRLSVREIGVLRQGEEKSDTRENADSISSSNNRYAANEKKSLRSQRLGIETERFSAEKGEGGGLRFGDGGRSVPVLQAEQTAQRIDPVDAMKIRLCENIPSETVYRASFNLEWSDAILWDPDTPYLYMAELELVEGEQVLDRHEEVFGFREFWCEGPQFMLNGIPIRLRGDSWHFQGGLQQTEAYIRNWYRMCRSVGINSIRLHAEPYPEDYVRIANEEGMLIIDETAIYGSGKSMLADHPDYLDNCRKHVQRLVKRDKNHPSVIMWSLQNEMRWVDGRDGYKVHIPGLMEAIRELDATRPIVAEGDNRLVSNAHTEVESRHYNIDGTIAQWDRSVPLTFGEHGGWWYICPQNASMYAGLQAYRSTDESTVGLAQKERLFVEYARRQGVSGIATFNFAHYFMRAMPENDVAVPPSEPGLPGVKPKVIPAYSLTINNGLLPDDPMYVPNPAFAPMAEAFKPVTMFAAEYNHCFYDDATITRSFDVFNDTLSAQDVRIECVIRQGETIIHERSFIFRQEPAEQKTIAMSWTPVHVETEGMIVLTAVLFHGDRIMHELRKEYRLVSGSLLRHPVEVVRPTAYWGSETDYFKIRNLVPDCKRVARDGLALLSCDHLLIIGSKAEDPDGGLEAELKGFVARGGRLLMLEQCGLSLGGRLRLSRRPFLRAHAGDYQHPVLKGLSDSDLMFWHEELREEGPLPIIYAAFEKPLQGDFTLLLECSAGDFGDGGDLWSPLLEYRSGSGMFVANQLELMANLGRVPQACLLLRNLLAYTGRNEIADGATVRLVGALVRPGGEAAAFLDRLCLRYTVLDAAALINEGVTHDENGRGDLPAFFAQSFGLLVAEASLLAAPGSAEAARRYAEAGGHVLVLPADSSQHGNLARLLDRPVRVEPHEAYHLAVDYTNKAVSGFSPVELFGYDKVFLSPRDTSNRLLAAYRLEVAGTDALCVSVEGTAWKDYFVNGYTSEYSRLALVELNRRKARSSGAFLVQERTGAGSILCSQLLLDPNNEKALRLYTRLLANQGAVFDDGLLVSEKDDGTWAVEAVMVLPCPSHVDYEAMKTYYTDPEFSLNNLGEGLYGWMQKKERQSEDGMMRIACTGYDPWLMSCFVQVPGGGAKPVRKGRLRVYANVPYAIYLNGEHVREPERELVLKGGLNRLIAIVRGTGGDIAFGMTFLHADGTYMKDLEYRMTLDEVEPK, encoded by the coding sequence ATGCGTAACCGATTATGCCTGAACGGGGACTGGGATTTCATGCCGCTGTATGGACAGCCTCAGTGCCGCCGGCTTCCGGATGAAATCGTCTACGAGCGGCAGCAAATCCAAGTCCCTTCCAGCTGGAGATCGTCCTACGAACAGGCCAACGGCAAATCGTTCGGCGAAATTCGCGAGCATGGGTATGCCCCGATGGATCTCTACGGCTATCCGAAAGAATGGGACGGCGCGGAAGCGGGCGTGTTGCATAGAAGTTTTCATATTCCCGAAACCATGTCCGGGGAGCGGATTGTGCTGCGGATGGACGGCATCATGCAAAAGGCCGTCATTTTTCTTGATGGGGAAGAAGTCGCCGTATGGGAAGACGGCTACCTGCCGCTGCGTCTCGATATCACGCCTTGGGCCGAGCATGGACATGAGCATCATCTCCATGTCGTATGCGGCAGCTTCGACAAAGTAACGTTGGCAAACGGCATGGAGAAGGTGACCGGGCTGATGGGCTCCTGGTTCGGAAATGTTGCCCGGGGAATATGGCAGGACGTTTACCTGGAAAGCTATCCGGTCCTGTCTATAGAGGATGTAACCATCCGCACCTCCGTTCGGAGAGGGCGGCTTGAACTGGACGTCGCCGCTGGGGCGGCGGATATAGGAGGGGATCACGGTCCCCTTCACGTCAGGTTGAGCGTGCGAGAGATTGGCGTGCTAAGGCAAGGGGAAGAAAAGTCAGATACGAGGGAAAATGCAGATTCGATAAGCAGTAGCAACAACCGGTATGCGGCTAATGAAAAGAAGTCATTGCGAAGCCAAAGGCTTGGAATCGAAACGGAGAGATTTTCTGCGGAGAAAGGGGAAGGCGGCGGGCTGCGATTCGGAGATGGAGGGCGGTCCGTGCCTGTCCTACAGGCAGAGCAGACGGCACAGCGCATCGATCCGGTGGATGCGATGAAGATTAGACTGTGCGAAAACATACCCAGCGAGACGGTCTACCGTGCTTCCTTTAATTTGGAGTGGAGCGATGCCATCCTATGGGATCCCGATACGCCGTATTTGTATATGGCGGAGCTTGAGCTTGTAGAAGGTGAGCAGGTGCTAGACCGTCACGAGGAAGTGTTTGGTTTCCGTGAATTTTGGTGCGAAGGTCCGCAATTCATGCTGAATGGCATCCCGATCCGTTTGCGCGGCGATTCGTGGCATTTTCAAGGGGGACTGCAGCAGACGGAAGCGTACATCCGGAACTGGTACCGGATGTGCCGCTCCGTCGGAATCAACAGCATCCGGCTGCATGCTGAGCCTTATCCGGAGGATTATGTCCGAATCGCCAACGAAGAGGGCATGCTGATCATCGACGAAACAGCGATATACGGATCGGGCAAATCCATGCTCGCCGACCATCCCGATTACTTGGACAACTGCCGCAAGCATGTACAGCGGCTCGTTAAGCGTGACAAGAATCATCCTTCCGTCATCATGTGGAGCCTGCAGAACGAAATGCGCTGGGTGGACGGCCGGGACGGCTATAAGGTGCATATTCCCGGCCTTATGGAGGCGATCCGGGAACTGGACGCCACTCGTCCGATCGTCGCCGAAGGAGACAACCGACTGGTGTCCAATGCCCATACGGAGGTGGAAAGCCGCCATTACAATATTGACGGCACCATCGCTCAATGGGACCGTTCGGTCCCATTAACCTTCGGTGAACACGGTGGCTGGTGGTACATATGCCCTCAAAACGCCAGCATGTATGCGGGGCTGCAAGCATATCGCAGTACGGACGAAAGCACGGTCGGGCTGGCGCAGAAGGAACGCCTATTCGTAGAGTATGCGCGGCGGCAAGGCGTCTCGGGCATTGCGACATTCAATTTCGCCCATTATTTCATGAGAGCTATGCCGGAGAACGACGTCGCTGTCCCACCGTCCGAACCAGGCCTGCCCGGGGTGAAGCCCAAGGTGATACCGGCCTATTCGCTTACGATCAACAACGGCCTGCTGCCTGATGATCCGATGTATGTTCCTAATCCGGCTTTTGCCCCCATGGCGGAGGCGTTTAAGCCGGTCACGATGTTCGCGGCCGAATACAACCACTGTTTCTACGACGACGCAACCATCACCCGCAGCTTTGACGTCTTCAACGACACGTTGTCCGCACAGGATGTTCGGATCGAGTGCGTGATTAGGCAAGGGGAAACGATCATTCATGAACGCAGTTTCATATTCCGGCAGGAGCCGGCCGAGCAGAAAACCATTGCGATGTCGTGGACTCCGGTCCACGTTGAGACTGAAGGAATGATAGTGCTGACGGCAGTGCTGTTCCATGGCGATCGGATTATGCATGAGCTTCGGAAGGAATACCGTCTTGTGTCGGGAAGCCTCCTTCGCCATCCGGTTGAAGTTGTACGCCCGACAGCTTACTGGGGATCTGAAACAGATTACTTCAAGATCCGAAATCTTGTTCCCGACTGCAAGCGGGTAGCCCGGGATGGGCTTGCTCTGCTGTCATGCGATCATTTGCTTATCATCGGCAGTAAGGCAGAGGACCCGGATGGCGGGTTGGAGGCGGAGTTAAAAGGCTTCGTCGCACGCGGCGGTCGCCTGCTGATGCTGGAGCAGTGCGGGTTGTCGCTAGGCGGCCGGCTCAGGCTGTCGCGGAGACCGTTTCTTCGGGCCCATGCCGGCGATTACCAACATCCGGTGCTTAAGGGTTTAAGCGACTCGGATCTAATGTTCTGGCACGAGGAGCTTCGCGAAGAGGGCCCGCTGCCTATCATTTACGCCGCATTCGAAAAGCCGCTCCAAGGCGATTTCACCCTGCTGCTGGAGTGCAGCGCTGGCGATTTCGGCGACGGTGGGGATTTATGGTCGCCGCTCTTGGAGTACCGGAGCGGAAGCGGCATGTTTGTGGCCAATCAGTTGGAGCTGATGGCTAATCTTGGGCGCGTTCCGCAAGCCTGTCTGCTGCTGCGTAACCTGCTGGCTTACACCGGTCGCAACGAAATCGCTGACGGTGCGACTGTGCGGCTGGTGGGGGCGCTGGTCCGTCCCGGCGGGGAAGCGGCTGCGTTCCTCGACCGGCTGTGCCTGCGCTACACGGTGCTGGATGCAGCTGCGCTGATAAATGAGGGTGTGACCCATGACGAAAATGGCCGGGGCGATCTTCCCGCATTCTTCGCGCAATCATTCGGCTTGCTCGTAGCAGAAGCAAGCCTGCTTGCGGCTCCTGGCTCAGCCGAGGCCGCCCGGCGCTATGCCGAAGCAGGCGGACATGTGCTTGTCCTGCCGGCGGACAGCAGTCAGCATGGCAATCTTGCCCGCCTGTTGGACCGTCCTGTGAGAGTGGAGCCTCACGAGGCGTACCATCTAGCGGTGGATTACACCAACAAGGCCGTAAGCGGCTTCAGTCCGGTCGAGCTGTTCGGCTATGACAAAGTATTTCTGTCCCCCCGGGACACCTCGAACCGTTTGCTTGCCGCCTACCGGCTTGAGGTTGCGGGAACGGACGCCTTGTGCGTTAGCGTGGAGGGAACCGCTTGGAAAGATTATTTCGTCAATGGTTACACATCCGAATACAGCCGTCTCGCACTGGTCGAACTGAACCGCAGGAAAGCCCGTTCCTCCGGAGCGTTTCTGGTCCAAGAGAGGACGGGGGCAGGCTCCATCCTGTGCTCCCAGCTTCTGCTAGACCCCAACAATGAGAAGGCACTAAGACTCTATACCCGTTTGCTCGCCAACCAGGGTGCCGTCTTTGATGATGGCTTGCTGGTAAGCGAGAAAGACGACGGGACATGGGCCGTGGAAGCGGTTATGGTACTGCCTTGCCCGTCTCATGTCGATTACGAGGCGATGAAGACATACTATACCGATCCTGAATTTTCGTTGAACAATTTGGGTGAAGGACTATACGGCTGGATGCAGAAAAAAGAGCGGCAATCCGAGGATGGAATGATGCGGATTGCCTGCACCGGATATGATCCATGGCTTATGAGCTGTTTTGTGCAGGTACCTGGAGGAGGAGCTAAGCCAGTCCGCAAGGGACGTTTGCGAGTTTATGCTAATGTGCCGTATGCCATTTACCTGAACGGTGAGCATGTGCGTGAACCGGAGCGCGAGCTTGTCTTGAAGGGCGGACTCAACCGGCTGATCGCGATCGTCCGCGGAACCGGCGGGGATATTGCCTTCGGCATGACCTTTCTGCACGCGGACGGGACGTACATGAAGGATCTGGAATACCGCATGACCCTGGATGAAGTCGAACCGAAATAG
- a CDS encoding PadR family transcriptional regulator produces the protein MYLELLILIQIEKSPKHGYEIKKEIQKDLGYLMDVNHNMLYPTLRKFTDEGFVRKHRNEQEGRPNQYIYEITEAGRGKIANLINEFTEKDAKHQIEFMVRVSLFERISQEDRIRILHRRKKDLEELLSDIERRLDEGGDELFRDEVLQYSISQVNGELTWIDKLMHSVT, from the coding sequence ATGTATCTTGAACTTCTCATTCTGATCCAAATCGAAAAATCCCCAAAACACGGTTATGAAATAAAAAAAGAAATACAAAAGGATCTCGGTTATTTAATGGACGTCAATCACAATATGTTATATCCGACATTGCGAAAGTTTACGGATGAGGGGTTTGTACGCAAACATCGAAATGAGCAGGAAGGCAGACCGAACCAGTATATATATGAAATTACAGAAGCAGGTAGGGGGAAAATCGCAAACCTCATTAATGAATTCACCGAAAAAGATGCAAAACATCAAATCGAATTCATGGTAAGAGTGTCCCTGTTCGAGCGTATTTCTCAGGAGGACCGGATTCGAATATTACATAGGAGAAAGAAGGACTTGGAAGAGCTGCTGTCCGATATCGAGAGAAGACTGGATGAAGGTGGAGACGAGTTATTCCGGGACGAGGTTCTGCAGTATTCGATCTCCCAGGTTAATGGAGAATTGACGTGGATTGATAAATTGATGCATAGCGTAACCTGA